The sequence CTCAGTAATCACTTCTTCCACCTGTGAGCGTCcagatgtctgctgtgaaaCTAGATGTTCCTAATAGCTGCTCTTTTCATGAGGACTTTGTTCAGTGATGCTGAGACTTTCAGAATGTCCTTGGTCCAGTTTCAGGATTAGACCTACTTTAGGTTGATCTTTGTTGGAACAATGATCTAGTGAAGGTTCTATCAGCTGTCCTCTCTGTTTCTGAAGTTTTCCAGAACAGTTCTACAGTTAGATCCTTCCTCATATTGCTGCAGGACTTCCACTGTCCACTCTGCTGCTCAGCtttattctgctgcttttattgacTATTATTGGATCTAATCAATTCATTTCTGCCTCCAGAGTTGTTCTGGTATCTTCAAACCATCCTGCTGGAGATCCAGAGACCACAGAGGCCACCACAGATGGTTCCATTAACATCTGACTTGTTAGTCCAAATGCAGCTCTTGGTAACCAGGTTATCATTAGTGTTGGAAGAAGCAGGATTTGGATGGAAGAAACCTTTAAACTAGAGGTACTTGGACAGGAAGTGGTACTTTGTGTGTAATACTCCTTGAATAGACCTTTAAACTAGAGGTActtggacaggaagtagtaCTTTGTGTGTAATACTCcttgaataaaacttttaaagtatATTCTAAGTGAAATCCTCCTTTAGAACTGTAACTTGTTCACTGTAGTGAACCTCCActgcagcaggtggcgctgtgaagAATAAAGGCTCTAAATGTGGTCCTGTCCCATTGTTGTTTAGACGCGCAGTAAAGAGTTCAGGGTGAACAGCGTCCTCTGGTGGACCTGAGGGACAACAGCAGTGAGTGAATCTTGAACATGAAGGACAAACAGCTCGAGATAAAACTGAACATTCCTGTGAAACTGGATTTAACTCTGAGGAGTTTAAAGCCTTCATGTGTTCCGTGTAACAGCTGAAATCTGAATTAAGGACAtgcaaatgtgtcaaaaaaccTGGATTCTAGAGCAAAACAGCCTCAATAATCTAGATTTTAAGACCACGTGTGTGTCAGAAGAGTCTGTAACTGAGGTAAAAACGGTTGGTTTAGAACACAAAGAGATGTTAAACCTGAGAACAGAAGCTGTTCAGATAAAAACTCAtcacttttgtttttggtcCTCAACTTCGAATAATCCCTCAGTTTTTCCTGTCAGGTGACTTTTTGCTTGAACTCCTGTCAGGTCTAGACAATGAATTTAAATATCTTCTTACTTGTTAATTTAACCACCTCCACTCTGCATTATGTGACAGAGTTTGTTGGACGAAACGACCAGGAGGCGGCGAGTTTTTCCTGCCAACCTGTATTTAGGGCGAAAATACCCATCTCACCATAAGACGAACTCCTGCTCCCTGAGACGCTAAAACACTCTAAGCTTAAGCTTCTCTTCGCTagaactttatttaaatcacaAACGGTGCGTTTCAGCACCTGCACATTTGTCGGTAAACCGTTAATTTTTACCGGTAAcccttttgttttcagttccGCTCATGTTTCCAGTCAGGCACCGCTCAGGACGCCTCTCTCCTCGGGCAATTCTCCCGCCCTCACCGATCACTGATCAATCACAAAACCGCTCGATCCATTGCAGTGTTGTGATTAGTCAAAACTCGGGAGAGGCGAGGGCTCAGCTCCGCATATGATTGGCCCGCTCTGCTGTCAGTCACGTGGGCCCAGGGTTGTTCTATAAAATTGCGGGCTCTGGTTTCAGATCACGGTTACGGGGTTGCTGTCAGCAGCTAGCAGTACAGGTTATGATAGTCAAGCCCACACGCACACGCTGACACGTACAGGCACATGCAGGGAGAGCTGAACGCGGTGTCGTTGTCGCGCACAGAGCGGTTTGTTGTTGGCTGTGTTTCTGATAGATGCGTGTTAGCTCAGTGCTAGCTACTTCCTGCGTGTTAGCCGGACGAGGGTAGCGCTCGAAGCTAACTGTTGACCTGTCAGTTTGATTTATTCATGACGAAGCGCCGAGATTGGTGGAGGCACCGGCAGGGGCGGGGCTTAGATGGTTTTTAaggtaaacacaaaaacacccacacagcAGTGATTGATTATTGGTTGATAACTCTGGaaataaatgtttctgaagTTTTTTCTCCTCTAAAGTTTGAGAAATCATCGGATCCAGAcgtttaaatgttttctgatatCTTAGACCAACCAGCTGATTAATTCAGAACCTGATGTTGTTGTTCAGGTGTCATGTGGTCTGTATTTACAGCAGGTACCAGACTAAAACACACTAGAATACTTTTATTAGTGAAGCACTTTGATTAACTCATGTTCAGTTTTCATGCTGTGATAATTAATctatcattttgagtcatttttaaggaAGTTATGTTGAGTTTGtggtttctgtatttttttatctgattcctGTCACAGTATTCAgaatttattttcaataaaCAAAGCGTTGCATTTAGTTACTATTTTTTGAGATTTGATATAATGATCATAAACAGATTATTATAAACATGAATAAAGAGTCCAGTTCCTGCAGAAATGGCTTTTCaaaaagaatataaaacatgttttatctctgtggtttaatataatttattatctGTATCATTTCAATAAAACCTGTGACTGAAACCAgacttcattatttttatttttcagtttaagaCATCAGTTATCATGTAATTGACTGTTAAAAGaagtttataattaattttCCAGTCAGTTGAGTCATTGATATTTTTATGGATTGTTTCTCAGTCGATGAATCTGATTGGCTCTGCCTCCTGTCAGTCAGACTgaccctcttcctctccctctacAGTGATTGGCGGATTGACgcccaggtggaagatgatcaGGATGTCACTGGACAAAGAGACCCTCCTTCCTCTTGAGGTGCCCGTCAGAGTCAGCCCCACCTTCTCCTCCACTGTCAGCCTATCAGAGCAGCCGCCACTGGCTAAGACCCGCCCCTTCATCCGTCCTAAAAACGGCCTCCAGCAGCCTGCGGGTGTTCAGCCCCCCGTCCCCTCTCAGCGAATCGGGAAGAGGCGTTACTCGATGGGTGTCGGCTTCAAGGGGCTGGCCAAGCGCCGTCGCCGTGCCAACAgcgacagccaatcagagcccgtACTGCCAAGTCACTTCCTGTTGGGAGGAAATATCTTCGACCCGCTGAACCTGAACTCACTGATGGATGAGGATGTGAACAGGTGAGACTCGTCCTGAGCTGCAGGTCAGTTATCAGTCcaaagatcagaatcagaagTGAGCAAACACTCAGAAGGTACCTTAAAATACTCACTAAACGTCAGACAACAAGATAACAACAGAGTTAGTAACTAGGAAtgccgatattggcataaataTGTATTATCGGCCAATatcattattgattttttttcacctatCAAGAAAACCGATGAAATAATGCCTGGGTTTCGCTGGCATTTACTGGCGCACAaatgatcacatcatcaaactgcgtcCTGATGCGTGTAAACAAACTTGCCGGATTTCCGGAATTTGGCTCGAAAAAACAAAGCTAGGACTACATTACCAGTCGAGTTCgtctaccaatggaatgaggggaacACAGCTTTTGCTCTCAATCAAACTAATATCAATAGCCAATGGGAGTAGAGTGGGGGCGGGGCTTAAAAAGACATTGAGATCCAGCTACAGGTGagtttattgttgttgcagtgatacagaaatctttaactaatccattttccagactttaagctgcatcattgctaaaatctaatcacttggtccttgtgtcatttctgaccttccctgaaaatttcatccaaatctgttattcagctttttttgagtaatgttgctgacagacaaataGGTGGAaagacaaacatacgctgattgtcacataactctgctgtgttccttggtggagtaaaaataaaagGCGCTAGGTGTGGTTGGAAGAGTTAAACAGAGACAGCAGCTCTTCGGTTGCTGGTGCAAAAAACTGAAGGAGTCTGATGCTTCTGTACCGTGTGTTTAAAAAACTCATGAACGCAACTAACAGCTAAAGAGCTGCCAGTCAGGAGTCAgacccacagagctgctgtcctCTGAAACTGGTTTACTGGGAGCAACATCCACCACTGAGGTACCGACATCAGACTGACCGGTAGAGACGAGAGCCTGCCCCCGCTGCTGGagaaaatcctagaggaaacactggaggtCAGAGCGATGGGGTGGTGCTCAGGGGGACGGCTGCTTCTCCACAGGTATGATGGTGGAGGTTTGAAGCATCTGGGGACAACAGCCTGACTCCAGGAGATGTTGGAGATGTCTGAGAACATCTGCAGCCCCTCTGCACCGTCCTTCAGCATCTGACCACGTCTGAGTGTTTCCTGCTGGTCTCAGCTGAGCCGgtcctggagaaccagaaccaggagcaAAAAGGTTCTGGTTTTTTAGAACCTGTTGAAGATGCTCTGTTTTGGGAGGTTTTTACTTAATGAGGCATgaagaataaagtgactttttatgaaaaatgatttgaagcttaaatttgatcattttttctgAGGGGACAGTACATGATGCCTTCAGAGGTTTAAAATGTGACGATGGATTCTGTCTGGACAGTTTCTGATGAATGGTGTCAGTTGTTCTCAGCATTCCAGCAGggttttgggtttcagagggttaaacgtgttaaaaaaaaaaaaaacatatttcctcATAAACATGAAGACCTCGAGGACACATGGTGGTTCTTAATAAACCGGACATGTTGTACTAAAACTAAACAGAATAAACTCACATTCAGGCTCTTCTCACTTCTCAGGGCAACCAATCAGGAGACTCCAAAATGCTCACCCCTGCCTTCGCGGGGCGAAGACCCCGTCGAGATCCTGGTTCCCCGTGACATCACCGACCCCCTGAACCTGAAGGGAGggggggaggaaggggagggAGCGGGGGGAGTCCTGCTGTCCCCCCTGAAGTCCAGGAAGAGGCACCGGAACCGACACCATGGTGCCCCAGCAGACCGGGAGGTGGTACCGGCCCGACTGTTCCCCCCCACAGCTGgactcacaggtgtgggggggGGGATCCAACAGAACACCTGGTGGATCCAACAGGATGTCTGGATCCAATACGACATCTGGTGGATCCAGCGGGACACCTGGTGGAACCAGCAGACGTCCTAGTGGATCCAGCGGGACACCTGGTGGATCCAGCGGGATGCCAGGTGGATCTACCTGGTGGATCCACTAACATGATGTCTAATGTCCTGTAGTTCCTCTTTAGACCAGAGTTATGAAGCATCAGTAACATCTAAATAAACACTAACATGATGTCTAATGTCCTGTAGTTCCTCTGTTGGCCAGAGATGGCAGCGTTCCTGCATCTCCTCTCCCCTGTGAACTCAACACGGCCATCACCTGCAGAGATGATGTAGCCCCGCCCCCTATCCTACCCAGGAGGCACACCCACCCTCCATCTGGCCCCGCCCACAAGCCTGGGAACCAGGGTGATGCTCGTCATCGGAGACGGCGGCGCACCACCTCGGCGAGGTCGTCAGATGTTGCTGCAGGCACTGTCACTATGGCAGCCGCGGCTCAGCCAACCAAATTCCAGACACCGCTGGTAGGAGGGGCTAAAGCCGGAAGGTAAGCGCTATACGTGACTTGGTTAGAATGCTGTGATCTGGTTGGACAGCGCGGTCACATGAGCTGTGTTTCCCTGCAGGTGTGGACCACAGCCCCGCTCCGATCGGCCACCAGAAAGGGTCAAAGACAAACAACGCTACCAGCATGGCAACCACAGCCGTTACTATGGTTACCACGGCCTCTATGGCGACAGGTGGGAGGGGCGAGTTGGGGAGGTGAAGGACCCTCGGATTGGCCTCCTGGAAGCTGATTGGTTCAGAGACAAGACGGTGCTGGATGTGGGCTGCGGTGCGGGTCACATGACCCTGGCCATCGCCCGGAGGTTCAACCCTGCCCACATCCTGGGGGTGGAGCTAGACGAGCGGCTGGTGCACGCCGCCAAGCAGAACATCCGGCACTTCCTGTCACATGACatggtggtggaggagaggaagatgaCAAAGGTAGTTCCGCCTTCTAACCTGCAGAGAGGCAGGGAGCAGGAAGTGATGCGGGAGGCCTTCCTGTCCCTCCCTCTGTCATTCAGGGTGAGTCGGGGTCCTCTCTGTGCTCCTCCCCTCCTACCTCCACGCTCCTCCTCCAGGTTTCCAGACAACGTCACCTTCATCCAGGTGAGTCATCCACCTGTCTCAATGGTAACCCCTGCTCTGTATCGCCTCATCACTGTGGCTCCTCCCACAGGGTGACTACGTGTCTGAGCTGGAGGCGTGGCCTGGGCGGGGTCGCTATGATGTCATCATGTGTCTGAGTGTGACCAAGTGGGTGCAGCTGCAGTCAGGTGACGGAGGTGTGGTCAGACTGTTTCGACGGGCCTATCAGAGCCTGTCGTCTGGCGGATTATTCATCCTGGAGCCGCAAGCGTGGAGCAGCTACAACCGCAGCAAGAGGGCCTCGGTAACGTacagatattaaaaaatatattaaactacaggagaacctttatataggaggataaactacaggagaacaTTTATATAGGAGgataaactacaggagaacctttatataggaagataaactacaggagaacctttatataggaagataaactacaggagaacctttatGTAGcagaataaactacaggagaacctttatGTAGGAGgataaactacaggagaacctttatatagGAGGATAAACTACAGGAAAACATTTATATAGGAGGATAAACTACAGGAAATCATTTATATAggagaataaactacaggagaacctttatataggagaataaactacaggagaacctttatataggagaataaactacaggagaacctttatatactagaataaactacaggagaaactttatataggagaataaactacaggagaacctttatatgggagaataaactacaggagaacaCAGACCTTTATATATACTTTGAGGATTTCAGTATATTTCTAAACATTTCCAGCAGAGCagcctgtttttgttctgtaaCGTGAGTTAAAAATCGTCTACGTTCTTTTTAGGACACAACATTTCGTCACTTCAGGAGTTTGAGGCTCAGACCTGAACAGTTCACCTCCTTCCTGACCGACAACGTGGGCTTCAGCTCCTACAGACTGCTCAGACACACAGGTAGACAGGTGGACAGGAAGTAGACTaccccatgtttcctgtctggaCTTTAAAGTCTGTTAGACCTAATATAGAACCAACctggataaaaaaaacacccctAATGTAAGACCACCCCTAATATAAGACCACCTCTTATAGACCACCTTAATATAAGACCATCTCTTCTAGACCACCTCTAGTATAAGACCACCTCTTATAGACCACATCTAATATAAGACCACCTCTAGTATAAGACCACCTCTTATAGACCACCTTAATATAAGACCACCTCTTATAGCCCACCTTAATATAAGACCACCTCTTATAGACCACCTTAATATAAGACCACCTCTTATTGACCACATTAATATAAGATCACCTCTAAGACCACCTCTTATAGACCACCTCTAGTATAATACCACCTCTTATAGACCACCTCTAATATAAGACCACCTCTTATAGACTACCTTAATATAAGACCACCTCTAATATAAGACCACCTCTAAGACCACCTCTAGTATAATACCACCTCTTTTAGACCACCTCTTATAGACCACCTCTAATATAAGACCACCTCTTATAGACCATCTCTAGTATAATACCACCTCTTATAGACCACCTCTAATATAAGACCACCTTTTATAGACCACCTCTGATATAAGACCACCTCTTCTAGACCACCTCTAACAGAATACTTCCTCTTCTAGACCACCTCTAGTATAAGACCACCTTTTATAGACCACTTCTAATATAAGATCACCTCTTCTACACCTCCTCTAGTATAAGACCACCTCTAATAGACCACCTTAATATAAGACCATCTCTAATACACCACCTTAATATAAGATCACCTCTTTTAGACCACCTCTAACAGAAGACCACCTCTTCTAGACCACCTCTAGTATAAGACCACCTCTTATAGACCACATCTAATATAAGACCACCTCTAGTATAAGACACCTCTTATAGACCACCTTAATATAAGACCACCTCTTATAGCCAACCTTAATATAAGACCACCTCTTATAGACCACCTTAATATAAGACCACCTCTTATTGACCACGTTAATATAAGACCACCTCTAAGACCACCTCTTATAGACCACCTCTAGTATAATACCACCTCTTATAGACCACCTCTAATATAAGACCACCTCTTATAGACCACCTTAATATAAGACCACCTCTAATATAAGACCACCTCTAAGACCACCTCTTATAGACCACCTCTAGTATAATACCACCTCTTATAGACCACCTCTTATAGACCACCTCTAATATAAGACCACCTCTTATAGACCATCTCTAGTATAATACCACCTCTTCTAGACCACCTCGAATATAAGACCACCTTTTATAGACCACCTCTGATATAAGACCACCTCTTCTAGACCACCTCTAACAGAATACTACCTCTTCTAGACCACCTCTAGTATAAGACCACCTTTTATAGACCACTTCTAATATAAGATCACCTCTTCTAGACCTCCTCTAGTATAAGACCACCTCTAATAGACCACCTTAATATAAGACCATCTCTAATAGACCACCTTAATATAAGACCACCTCTTATAGACCACCTCTAACAGAAGACCACCTCTTCTAGACCACCTCTAGTATAAGACTACCTCTAATAGACCACCTTAATATAAGACCACCTCTTATAGACCACCTCTAATATAAGACCGCCTCTTCTAGACCACCTGTAGTATAAGACCACCTCTTATAGACCATCTCTAGTATAATACCACCTCTTATAGACCACCTCTAATATAAGACCACCTCTTCTAGACCACCTGTAGCATAAGACCACCTTTTATAGACCACCTCTGATATAAGACCACCTCTTCTAGACCACCTCTAGTATAAGACCACCTCTAATAGACCACCTTAATATAAGACCACCTCTTATAGACCACCTCTGATATAAGACCACCTCTTCTAGACCACCTCTAGTATAAGACCACCTCTAATAGACCACCTTAATATAAGACCACCTCTTCTAGACCACCTCTAGTATAAGACCACTCCTGGTTCCAGCAGGTGTTTTGTTCACTTGCATTCTTGTCCTGGTTGAGTTCACGTATAaaagataaatttgtttttgtctctgaactGTTTCAGGTAACCAGCGGCCCATCTACCTGTTCCACAAAGGCCCCGCCCAGAGGAAATGAGGTCACTGCAGGGTTACGGTGGACACGCCCCCTGTTAGGCAGCAGCCTTTGACTGTCCAGGAGACGGTGAGGAGGGAGCTGATTGGTGGATGAACAAACTCATTGATGATGTCACTCCAGAGGACGATAGACTGGATCTGATTGGACAGCAGGGCCCCTTCTGTGGACCTGATTGGCTGACTGATTCAAcatcttttacattttacagatcAGTTCACCCAGAGGATGAAAATCCAAATCAGTGACAAGAAGCTGAAAAGTCCACTGAAGAGTCTGAACAcctgaaataaaaccaaacaccaAGAAGTAGAACGGAACCAGTGGATGAAATCTAAAAGTTTATTCAAACACCAGGCGGTGACACAGAACCAGTGAATTATTGATATATTTaagtttttcttccattaaaGCTAGTTTCAGATCATTTACCATCAAACTGAACTCCAGGATGAATGAACCAGTCCAGCCGttagttttatgttttacagCTTCTTTTAGTGAACGTGGTCAGTTTTAATGAGAATAGAGGGGATTTTCATGTTTATGGATACACATCAATACTCAGTTACATTTTTCAAACTGCAACTGGAAAATCACACAAGAAGGAAGATTTCAGTTCTGGAAATGTTGTGTTTGAATATTGAGTAGTGGTTAAATTCACATTATTCTGACCAACAGCTGTTTCAGACTTTAGATAATAATGAAAGTCATCCAGTGAATCAGTGGATAGAAGAAGCTTCCAGACAGACTGGCTCTTTCTCTCAGGAGCTAAAATCTGTTTCGTAATGGCAGAACTTTGATAAATCCTTCACACATGAACCAGATGTTTCTGAGGATGTTTCAGGGTTTGGACTTCATCGTCCTTCAGATGCTGTAATCAGTGTTTGACCACATGGAGGCACCGTTCTGCTGTTGCTCGTCTCAAGAAGTTTATCTAGGAATCAACCTGAGACTAAACAAGGTACCATCAATGGCAGAAGCTGTCGATCAGCCACATGGTGGCACTGTAAAGAATGAAACCTGTTTCAGCATAGCGCCACCTGTAGGTCAAAGGAGAGAGGAGCAGTATGTGTCACTGTGAGTACTGAATGTAAATCCAGTTTTATTTAACACCAAAAACCGTTATGTCTTAAGTTGGACGTGTTGTTGGATCTTTAGCTAATGCTAGCGCTCTGCTAAACCACCTGGATTATTAGTTAAATGAAACCGGAGCAATTCAGGAAGTTATTTCATGGACAATGATTAAAACCAGGATAGAAAATTCCAAAGATATTAACACAAATTAATCAGAACTTTGTAATGCTGGGTTTAGAAAGTGAATTCAAAAAGTGTCTACTCAGTAGCGCTGTTGGGCTGTAAAACCGCttcaatgttgtttttttttacttttctataGTGGTGGATGCgattaaaaaatgaatctaattaattagaggctttgtcattaatcacaattaatcacacttttgtcaattagcaatatttgacacaataagggaagtttttcaattcaaataaaattgtggttgacaatTGAATCAATAGACATAtatgtttaaaattaaatatttataaatagtttaaaatgggacatatagaaaaaagtgattttgatgatttccagcctgaatttagttgtttttatgtttccactgtatggcacataacatcagcataagtggttcaaggagcttcagaaagttgaaaatccagtcttaattctgttttcatcgtttctgggtctgatcaatggtgtcattttggtgtttcttttttttaggaatacaatttttttatttgtgtattttttttataaacaaaaactttataattaagttattaaaagacagatatttttgttgtttaagttattcctcctccaaggaggcggagcctcgacAGTGTAAtaacataaaccacaaaaatgtttcatttctatttttctgcatttttcatctgtctgctacattcacagattactgcaaatctaagtgcaattatagcgattttattcaacatttaaagactttttgtaaactcaagcactgtctagaaaagtggtc comes from Amphiprion ocellaris isolate individual 3 ecotype Okinawa chromosome 23, ASM2253959v1, whole genome shotgun sequence and encodes:
- the LOC111589086 gene encoding 7SK snRNA methylphosphate capping enzyme-like, with product MIRMSLDKETLLPLEVPVRVSPTFSSTVSLSEQPPLAKTRPFIRPKNGLQQPAGVQPPVPSQRIGKRRYSMGVGFKGLAKRRRRANSDSQSEPVLPSHFLLGGNIFDPLNLNSLMDEDVNRATNQETPKCSPLPSRGEDPVEILVPRDITDPLNLKGGGEEGEGAGGVLLSPLKSRKRHRNRHHGAPADREVVPARLFPPTAGLTVPLLARDGSVPASPLPCELNTAITCRDDVAPPPILPRRHTHPPSGPAHKPGNQGDARHRRRRRTTSARSSDVAAGTVTMAAAAQPTKFQTPLVGGAKAGRCGPQPRSDRPPERVKDKQRYQHGNHSRYYGYHGLYGDRWEGRVGEVKDPRIGLLEADWFRDKTVLDVGCGAGHMTLAIARRFNPAHILGVELDERLVHAAKQNIRHFLSHDMVVEERKMTKVVPPSNLQRGREQEVMREAFLSLPLSFRVSRGPLCAPPLLPPRSSSRFPDNVTFIQGDYVSELEAWPGRGRYDVIMCLSVTKWVQLQSGDGGVVRLFRRAYQSLSSGGLFILEPQAWSSYNRSKRASDTTFRHFRSLRLRPEQFTSFLTDNVGFSSYRLLRHTGNQRPIYLFHKGPAQRK